The genomic region TGATCACATTGAAATTTGGCACTAGAATGTGGGTGTGCTGCGGAGAGCAAAGAAGGGGTGTGCGATGGAGAGAAGGGAAGAAGGAATGGAAGGGTATGTGGGAAgaagggaaggaaaaagaaaaaaatacaagggATGGCGGGGGTAGGTTGgggttattaaaaaattgaaggtgCAAGACTTCAAATCAAATTTAGATACGATGGGCAccaaacttcaattttttttttttcaaaaaacaaataaataaagcgCACGTGTTATTCTCTTTGATACACAAAAGTGGACTACACTAATAAGGTGGAAAACCAGAAGCAATACAAAAGGGCATGAAGTTAGTAACTGAATCATTTCTCACTCATTACACCATTGTTTAAGATAAGCCtcttacataataataatatagtagAATAGATCATCTAAAATAACGGAGGCAAAAGTACAAATCCACTCTAGCTTTTACAAGATGATGTTAAACTGATCTACAATTAGTTTTCCAAGGATTTAGCTAGAGGGGCATGCCATCACTATTCATGCATTTCTAAGTTAAAGGCCTCATGTTGGAATGTACACCATGGCTTATGAGTAAGTAAATAACCTAGTAACCTACTGCTGCTACCTTATAAAGTGCCAAAAAGTATAcatatttaactttaaataaaactttttgtGGACTCAAAAAAACTACCAGTCATCTATCATCATCAAGCACATGTTGGATTAGCTCCACACAACAACAAATCCATGTTCTTCAGCTTTTTCCACAAACTTGGGGACTTCTTCCCATGAAATTTCTTCCCAGAAGTGTTGCCATCTTTCCACTTGAACCTCTTATGCTTGTCCAACTGAACACAAACCTCCAAAGCCACCCCTTTTTTACCATCATCTTCTTGAACATCTCTTCTCAGAAGCTTCTCATAGTACTCCTTGTTCCTCTTCTCCAAGCCATGTATCTGAGCCTGAAGATCTTCAATTTTCCTATGCAGCAAGTACACTCTATGATCCTCCCTCATCTTCAGCACACACTTTGCAAGCTCACCAGCCTTCCTCTTGATGAACACTGACTCAGATGCCAGCTCCTTGTTCTCTTCCACCAAAGTGTTGACCCTATAGCTCAAGCTAGCATTCTCATTCAACAGAACAATCCTCTCAGACTCCAACACCTCAAGAAGGCTCTTTTGAAGCTCACTTTTCCTTGAGGACTCACAGTACCTCCTCTCCATGACACCAACCTCATGCACCAACAAGTCATACTCAACATTCCTCATCACAAGCTCAGCATAAATGGCATCAACATCAAGAAGCATGGAACTACTCCTTGGGAGGCCTATTGGCATCATCATCATGGGTGGGGGGTGTTGGTAGGAGATTGAGCTTTCAATGTCTGAATCACTGTGGCTCACACCACTAGCCTCTTCTTGGTCAGAGAAGCCTTCATCTACAGTTGAAACTTGAGAAGAGTGTCTACTATGGTGCTTGTGCTTGGCCAGTGTTTGGATGTAACGGTCAGATAAGGTTATGTAGCCATTGTACAAGTCCTGCAGAAGGGACAGTAGCTGAGGCCTCTTTTGGTAGTAAGTTTCTGCTCTTTCAGCAAAAGTGTCtcccatttcttcttcttctgttgtGCTCATTGCCAACACTTTCATTCTCTCCTCCAAGTCTGCCATCAAAACACCAATTTTCGCATTTGCATTAGTACtacactaacaaaaattaaaagcctTTTTCTCACTAAGTGAGGTTGGCTACATAAACCACACAAAGGCACTCATATTGGCTATAAAGATTAAATGCTTTTGTTGTATTagtaatgtaaaagaaaaaagaacacaAAGAACAacgttttttttcttccttaccAGGTTTACACAATTCCATAGCTTCAGGACCATAAAGTTTCAACTTGTACCAAGATTGACATTGGGATGTACCCCAAAGGAGGTTAATATAGACCAGATCTCAACTTGATTGACGAGTAAATGAGCTATAAGAAAGTGACATGTTACCAAACCGTCGACACCATAAAAGGGAACACTGACAAAACCCATAAATAACTCTGGTaggcaagataaaatgataCAAGGAAATTAAATAGTGCAAGGACTGAATAATTTGAAGatagaatttgaatttgcaaCATGAGTTAGGCACCACAAGGGTATGGCACATTGGCACTCTAGTGTCTAGTCTAGAGTTACAACTTACATCTACTACCTCTAGTTTTGAATGCAAAGGTCAAAATCATGTACTATACCTGAGCATGTGCACTGTGGACAGAAAAGCAAATGTTAGCcaactttcaattttttattttttaacaagggTAAATCCAATAAAGTTAAGGGGGAATATGAGCACAGGCTACGAGGCCTAAATGGAAAGGTCACCGTTACAATTTTACAAATGACACAAAAATCTAATGCACACTGCAGCAAGGCAAGTGACGGGGCCAGGAACCAATGGATTATGATGTGTGTGACCACTAGACCCATGTtagtttcaaattttgaaacaccaaaaagaacaaaagggtaTGAGAAAGAGACAATGGATCAATCGCCAGAACAAAGACAATGGGTGTAGAAGTCTGGTTCAAATCAAATTGGAAATTTGAAAACAGATAGACACCAAAGGGATAGACCTGTCAACAGCCACCTATATAAGGATCCCAAACACACATGTCACATATTTTCAACTTTATCCAAGTTTTTCATCCACATAATCAATGCATGTATACATGACcgtaatgttttttatatatatataatacatgaccataatatatattaatatatagtaGTTTAATATAACGTGCATAAATATATGACCATACTATAAACATAATGATGATTGACAAGTAGAAATCAGTAATTTCTTTTATGccctttaatttaaaattgaatcttttaCTAGGCGCGTGCGTAAAGGCGCGTATGCTAAGTGATGTTTGATGATAATATAACTTGGCAAATAATGATGTACGGATTGTTGTTCCCAATGAAGACTTGGACGTTTGACAGTTGACAAAGACATGACCTGTATGGATGGATTCTTCTCCTCCATCCCACACTTCTTCCTCCCTTCCTTCCATTCATGATTGCTTGAAAAAGGTTGGCACCGTTTCAACATAAACTTGAAACTTGTAACACACCGAAAGCATGTGATTCTATTAAATTCAGATTTCCTCTCCTTCCTTCGTTCATTTATTAGGACTATCTCAACTTTCTCTTTCTGCTTCATACCCATTAAAGATTTTCCCTTACATTTATTTGATATcacaaatattattatatattacatcatatgatatcatcaaataattcaaaaatcaaagcctaaaagacaaaaaaatcaaatccttttttttttgttaacatctAAATCTAATTTTATACACCGCATTGGCATATCAATCACACTACTAATTTAAACACATTGGTTTCACATAAGaacttaaactttaaaaatgtacagaattttatataaaacttgcagctaagataaaatctatcacacaatacaaacaaaaacaaagagatGTGACTTAACATGTAACATGGAGTTTTTGTTTAGTTAAAGCAAGTTTGATTTTGGGGTATGGATGGTAGGGGTGAAATTAATGTATACCAGAAATGTTGGTGAGAAGCCAGGAGGGCATGCTGTTGTTGGAGATGCCCTTGTCCTTGAACACTTTTGTGGATGAGGGAAGAAATGTGGAATTTGAAATCACTTTTTCCTTGCCCATGTTTGGGTCCCTCTCCATTAATATCATTGCTTCAAGTCCCCCCTATACATGGCAATAATAATAGACgagataaaaaaacaacaacaatatctTTGACAAAGGACTGTTGCCAGAAATAGACGGTCCTTTGCATTTAAGAAGGACGAAAAAAAGTATACAACAAAGAAAAgagcaaacaaaaaataaagaatgtagaagttaagaaggaaaagaaggtaACACAACGCAGTCACATTAACAAGCGCAGATCTCCATAGACATTGCAGAGAAAACTAATAAAGAATTGCATAACCTCACATTGAACAAAGCCAAAATGTTTAAAGAATGATGCAATGTAAAGTTGTGAACATTCAGAATATAGCAATAAGCCCAAATCCCAAAGCTTTTTAAACCTGAGAATTCAGAAATTCAAAAAGGGAAAATTCCATTTTTAATCCTTTCAAATTCTGTGACTAAACCGAGAATCAATGAAGATCATGTGAACCGCATGAAAACAAAGAACACCAATTTGAAGTTTCAGGATCAACAACAT from Glycine soja cultivar W05 chromosome 16, ASM419377v2, whole genome shotgun sequence harbors:
- the LOC114389453 gene encoding kinase-interacting family protein-like isoform X1; this encodes MILMERDPNMGKEKVISNSTFLPSSTKVFKDKGISNNSMPSWLLTNISDLEERMKVLAMSTTEEEEMGDTFAERAETYYQKRPQLLSLLQDLYNGYITLSDRYIQTLAKHKHHSRHSSQVSTVDEGFSDQEEASGVSHSDSDIESSISYQHPPPMMMMPIGLPRSSSMLLDVDAIYAELVMRNVEYDLLVHEVGVMERRYCESSRKSELQKSLLEVLESERIVLLNENASLSYRVNTLVEENKELASESVFIKRKAGELAKCVLKMREDHRVYLLHRKIEDLQAQIHGLEKRNKEYYEKLLRRDVQEDDGKKGVALEVCVQLDKHKRFKWKDGNTSGKKFHGKKSPSLWKKLKNMDLLLCGANPTCA
- the LOC114389453 gene encoding kinase-interacting family protein-like isoform X2; this translates as MELCKPDLEERMKVLAMSTTEEEEMGDTFAERAETYYQKRPQLLSLLQDLYNGYITLSDRYIQTLAKHKHHSRHSSQVSTVDEGFSDQEEASGVSHSDSDIESSISYQHPPPMMMMPIGLPRSSSMLLDVDAIYAELVMRNVEYDLLVHEVGVMERRYCESSRKSELQKSLLEVLESERIVLLNENASLSYRVNTLVEENKELASESVFIKRKAGELAKCVLKMREDHRVYLLHRKIEDLQAQIHGLEKRNKEYYEKLLRRDVQEDDGKKGVALEVCVQLDKHKRFKWKDGNTSGKKFHGKKSPSLWKKLKNMDLLLCGANPTCA